A window of Halichoerus grypus chromosome 15, mHalGry1.hap1.1, whole genome shotgun sequence genomic DNA:
tcgaACCCTGCCTAACCAAACCtgtaaacacaaagaagaaactgaATACACCTGCAATGGTGTACTAGcaaaggattccttttttttttttttaagttttacttatttattttagtaatctacacccaacgtggggcttgaactcacaacctcgaggtCAAGAGTCAGcctgcttcaccaactgagccagccaggtgcctggcAGAGGATTTCTTAGACCTGTCACAAGAATATAAGTCATAGAAATACATATGGATTTGACCTCAAACGTTTGATGAAAGCATCCACAATTTGACAGATTGGTGACCTGCTGAGCAGACACTTCCAAGGTATGCAGTCAACAAAAGATTAACGTCTGGAGCAGGGAACATCTGCGCATCAAGAGAAATGTAGGACACATaccaaagaaatcaataaattataCGAATAGGCAATTCACAGAATGGGGAAACCGAAAAAGCTGataagcacatgaagagataCTCAACACGGAAATGCCATTTAAGAACATTTTACACCCACCAGGGCTTTAAAGATAGAAAGTTGAATAACCATAAAGATAACCGGCAAAGTAGCTTTCCTAAATTGCGGGTGGAAGAGTAAACTGCCGATCTTTCTAGAGAGCTATTCAGAAGGGTTGCGATACCAAGGATGCAAATGCAGGCTGAGTGTGCGACTCTGCCCCTGGGGGTGGGATCTCACTGGGGTTCAGAAAGGGACACGGACAAGAAGGAAcagcagagtgggggtggggggagggccacGACTCCACAGCCTCTGGTGTTTGCAGAGGATGGCATGCTGGTCAGCTCAAAGGAACGCGGTAGATAAGTCTGGACCAGGTCAGCACATCCTGAATGTATAATGGTAAGTGCGGCGGGGACATTGGTGAGATGTATCGTTCACATCAAAGTGAGACAGGCATGCCTGCCGATGAGCTTCGGGGTGCCAATGAAGGAGACAGAATTAAAGCAGAGGCGTGTGTGGGTCCATAGTGATACTGTGGTACCGGATGGGGTGGAGAGAAGAATGTGAAGAAACAGGGCACTTCTCCAAACGTAACAAAAGCAATAGAAGGTACGCGATTCACAATGTCtcgaaaggaaaaaaaatccctccagCGTGAACGACATCAGATAGTAGATGAGGCTTTTgtaggacagacagacagactctCCTTTGACGCCCCCAAAAATGATTTTCTGAAAATTGACAgccttctgcattttctttttgttccttgggtgtattcatgcattcactcatttaaaaatacgTTAACtagggcgcgtgggtggctcagtcgttaggcgtctgccttcggctcaggtcatgatcccagggtcctgggatcgagccccgcatcgggctccctgctccgcgggaagcctgcttccccctctcgcactccccctgcttgtgttccctctctcgctatgtctctatctgtcaaataaataaataaaaatctttaaaaaaatatgttaactaacttggacttaaaacaaaaaaacttaataaaaaattaaaataaaatatatgtatttccacggagggggagaagaaccatgagagacgatggactctgaaaaacaaactgagggttctagaggggaggggggtgggaggatgggttagcctggtgatgggtattgaggagggcacgttctgcatggagcactgggtgttatgcacaaacaatgaatcatggaacactatatgtaaaactaatgatgtaatgtatggggattaacataacaataaaaaaaatttaaaaaaaatatatgtatttccaaACACCCCTGAGCCAGGTCTTATAGTGGCCATCAGAGTATAGAGCTGATACAGCTTCTGCACTTTTGGAAGATCACACCCATGCACACGAATGACGAGTTTTAATGAGTGATGCTGAGAAGCATAAGATCAAATTAAATCCCACAGCTAGGAATCTAGACCCTATTCAAGGGTTAGGGAAGGCATGCATGGGGAAGAAGCATTTGTTTTGAGTCCTAACAGATAAAACAGATGTCACCAGGGTAAAAGGGGGGTTAGCAAAGCAGAAGGGCATCCCAGGAAGAAAGAACAGCTTGTACAAAGGCCCTATGGCAGAAAAATCTTAAGAGGTTAGTTACGAGAAGAGGGGAGTGAGCGTGACCCCATTGAGCCCAGACATAAGAGCAAGGGCTGTGGATTTGGACTCGGATGATGGTGAGCAAAGCAGGACTCACCGGAGGGTCTGAAGCTTGCACTGGGGATGCCTGAGGCCCTCACACAGCAGCAGCACCCCGGGGTCCCCCAGGTCATTCAGGCTTAGATCCAGCTCCATCAGGCTCTGGTTCACGCTGAGGGTGGAGGCGAGATCCTCACAGGCAGCCGCAGTGAGGCGGCAAATCTTCAACCTGCAGAAAATCCAATTCAGCATGCATCATGGAGTGTTTTCCACACAGCGCCAATTTTATCCTCCCTCTCCCCAATCGTAATAGTTTTCAAACAtacaactcatttttttaaaaaaaatgggcaaaagctttgaatagacatttctccacagaaaggaaacaagtggtccaaaatcacatgaaaagatgctcggcACCactcatcattaggaaaatgcaaatcaagaccaccaCGAGACACCACGTCACAACCATTAGGATAGCcattataaaaaatgataataatacagttttttaagaattaaaaaaaaaaagaacctgaaaaTCACAAGCGTTGGCAAGGACGTGAAGAAATTGGAAACTTTATGCACTGTCGGTAAGAATGAATAATGGTACAGTGGCGGTGGGAGACAATATGGCAGctccatgaaaaattaaaaaatagagacgcctgggtggctcagtcgttaagcgtctgccttcggctcaggtcatggtcccagcgtcctgggtaCTGAGTAAATTAagccagtcacacacacacacacacacacacacacacacacactttgtgaTTCTACTTATAAGAGGTACGTAtggtagtcaaattcataaagacagaaagtagaacagaggttatcaggggccgggggagggagatggggagtcCGTGTTGAACggacagtttcagttttgcaagatggaaagtTCAGgagatggacggtggtgatgtttgcacaacagtgtgaatgtgcttaatacCACGGAACTGTATGCCTCAAAATGGTGagatggtaggggcgcctggctggctcagctggtagagcgtgcgactcttgatcttggggtggtgagtttgagcctcacgttgggtgcagagactactttaaaaaaaatcgtaagacagtaaattttatggtatgtgtattttattttatttttagtgcaatGCATTTTCTTGgctaaaataatcaagaaaatacaGAACAACATTTCCGTGCTCGTCACGTGTGATTCCTCAACCTCTCTTTGGTGCTACGCCGTAAGTTTGTAGTGATGTGTTTGGGGTGCTGTTAGAAGTGCCTTAACTTATACAAATATAGAGCAGGAAAACACTATTGTCCCTCAAAGATGTCCCCGGTTGACATTTAGCAAAGTGTCTTCCTATATATAGAaagggaagacagagacagagtccTGATTTTACCACGTGAGTCCCTGGATTCAGCTGTGCTTGAAACCAGTATTTCCCTCCGGACTTCTTGGTCACAGAGGCCAACAAATTCACTTGTCTTCAACCACACTGAGATGGGGTGTCTGTCATTGGTGACCACAGGAGTTTTTGCGGAAGGCCTTTATTTTAGGGGGCTCTATGGTGCTTGTCACTGATGTTACTATCCCCttgatgtttgtttatttatgttttattgtggtaaaatatatatcacgtggggtgcctggctggctcagtcggtagagcgtgcaactcatttttttaaatatatatatatttttattgatttatttgacagagagagagagagcaagagaggggacacaagcagggggagtaggagagggagaagcaagtttcccgctgagcagggagcccgatgtggggctcgatcccaggaccccgggatcatgacctgagccgaaggcagacgcctaacgactgagccacccaggcgcccagagcatgcaactcttgatggggtcttgagtttgagccccacgttgagtgtaaaGCTTACTTTATACCATTCTAACCTTTTTATgtagtcatctctatacccaacccaatatggggcttgaactcatgcccccaggatcaagagtcacaccctcttccaactgaaccagccccgtttaaccatttttaagtgtacgactcagtggcattaagtacattctcAAGGccgtgcaaccatcaccaccatccatgtCCAGAACTTTGCATGGTCCCAAACACAAACTCCGCACAGTTCCCCATTCCCTCCTGCCCTGGTCCcatggcaaccactgttctactttctgtctggaTTTGACTATTCTAGGGACGTCATAAGTGGAATCGTATcatctttgtccttttgtgattgacatttcacttaacatcatgtcttccaggttcatccacgtcggagcatgtgtcagaatttcacgctttttttaaagatagagtaATATCCCTCGTATGtatatgccatattttgtttGTGGATGGACacctgtggatggacatttgggctgtttccacctttgggctcTTGTGAATAAGGCTGTTACAAACATGGGCGCACAGACAGTGGATGGATTTTCATACCATCCCTCAATACAAGGAGACTTGTGTTTTAAGTTGACCCCATGAAGAACTCACCACAGGATCTGCAGCCTACACACTGGGTGCCTCAAGCCTTGACATAACAGCCTCAGACCCAAATCCTCCAGTGCGTTTCCCGTCAGGTCCAACTCCACCAGGTGTCGATTGGTGCTGAGCACGGAGGCGATCTCCTGGCAAGCCCCAGCCTCCAGCTGACACTTCCTCAACCTCAGGAGGAAAGACACGTTGAAGAGGCCGCCATCTTGCTGTCCTCTATCCTGCTGGCTCATCCCCTAGCCCCTTGAATCACCCAACACAAACCTACACGTGTCACTACAGCTCAGAGATGAACAAGACTTCATCATTTCCAGCAAGGAGCGTCCTGTCTGATGATGCAGAGGGGTAAGCAAGTATCCTCTGGTGAAGGTGATGTCATCGAGGCAGGAGTGCACCATGGCTCAGGGTGGGGCCTCTAGAGCTCAAGACCTGGGTACGTCCATCTCTGCTGCTCACTAGCCCTGCGCCCTCCAGCAAGCGGTCAGCAAGTCTGTTTCATGTTTCAGGGAGCTGCCGCTGTGCCTTAGGTTCATTGCctctaaaataaggataataatcgCACCTGCTTCCTAAGGTTGTTGCAAGGACTACATACTTTACTAAAGGGACAGGGTGTAGAACCACGCAGGGCACGCAGTAGGTGCTCAGACAGTGAGCTACTGTTTATTAAAACCATCACGGTGGAGGGGACGCCTAACTCAGGTTTGGCAAACCATGCACAGTTAGGGAAGACTCTCTGGGGAGTTTGAGATGGTTCTCGAAAGGCTGAGTAGGAGTTCACTGTCAGCAACGGGATGGACGTGGCAGGAGACAGTAGGAAACTCATGTGCtggtctctgcccccaccccgttcctgacacagggctcctgaAACCCCTGCATTTTCTATGTGACAAGAACGCTAGGAGTGTCTCTGGTTCTAAAAGGTGGGCTCCCGTGGGCAGCTGGGCACCAGAGAGACCACGCCAGGATGAGAGGCTGGCAACGTTcagtcctgccccccaccctcctccagagagggggaggggatggaaaTGGAGTTAACGATCTGCGGCCCACAGAGGAAGGCTCCATAAAACCCCAAGAGCACACAGCTCGGAGGTTCCAGGCTGGTGAACACGTCCATGCCGAGAGAGTGACGCACCCCAGCTCCGTGGGGCAGAAGCTCCTGCTctgggaccctcccagacctcaccccaTGTGGCTCTTCCACCGGCTGTTCATCTGCATCCTTCACCGTATTCTTTAATAAACaggtaagtgtttccctgagttctctGAGCCACCCCAGGAGATTAATCAAACCCGAGGCAGGTTCAGAAGCCAGGTGACAACCGGGGTTTGTAACTGACAgtgaagctgggggtggggggaagcggGGGGCCATCTCAGGGGACCAAGCCCTCACCTGTGGGACATGACGCCACCTCCAGGTAGATGGTGGCAGAATGGACTTGAACTGTTAGGGAACTGTAGGACGCCCCCCCACTGGTGTGGCAGAGTTGCTTGCTGCGGGAAACGCCACACATTTGTGACCAGAAGTGTcagaggggagagaagcagcCCCCCAGGGGATGCTGGGTGGCTTGTCTACAGCAGTGGCCTTGTGTCAAGAGGGTGCGGAGACTCACTGGATCACCTGCAGCCTGCATCTGGGATGCCGGAGCCCCTCGCAGAGCAGCCTCACGCCCGGCAGCCCCAGCCCGTTGCAGCTGAGGTCCACCCTCGTTAGGTTCTGGTTGGCCGTCAGGGCGGCCGCGAGGTCCTGGCACGCAGAGCTGGCCACGCAGCACCTCTTCaggctgggtgggagggaggggagaagggccaGGTCACCATGGTGGTGGATTCTGCCCCTCGTCCTTTGTCTCCCCCCTTCCTTTGGTCTATACCTATTCTCCCCCTTTTCTAAAGTAAAAGAAAGGCGATCAGGGGGTGCCAGGGGCGGGGGAGGATTGGGGAGTGCCTGCTAAGGGCTAGGGTGTCTCTTTCTGCTGTGGGGAAGATTGCCTGGAGTTTGTAGTGACATTTGCACAAGCTTGTGCATACACTAAAGAAAAACCACCGCTGAGTTTTCCAGTATGTCAATGATacgtcaataaaaaaaaataaataaaagcaacaagaatGACATAAGAGGTCTTGGTGCTTTGCAGTGAAGGAAATGCTGTCACAGAGGTGCCCTCAGAGAGGAATTCGAGACCCTCCTACTGGCTCTGCTCTGCGGCTTTTCCTTCACTTGGAGAAGGAGGTGCCGTATGGCCAGTGGGTCCCAAGGAACGCGCCGGCCCCGTGGAAGCTTGCTCATCACTGCGTCTCTCCCTGAGCCGCAGGAAAGCAAGGCTGATGGCATTGACCTGAATGAGCTGGTGACATATGTAATGTAAGTTCTTGGCATGGTTCCTTGCACGTGGCACGGGTTCAAGAAAGTatggtattatttattattatgtcttTGGGATCGGACCCATGTCCTGCTCACAAAATGGTTGCCTGCTTTACTGGGCCCTGATCCCTGTGTCTGCCCTTCAGGACTCGGGCTAGGGGAGCAGGGCTGTGTTCTGGGTCAGGGTCCAGACCCCTGGTTCCCTCAGCTGGCTGTCATCTAATTTCTGTAAGCCATGCCTTAATAGTGCCATGTTTGGTAACAGCACGGTAGAATATGCATaacgtaaaatttaccatcttcacttttttttttttttttttttaagtaatctctgcccaacgtggggctggaactcaggatCCCGAGGTCAAGAGTCCCCTGCTCCTCCGACTgggtcagccaggcgccccccgcaCCAGACTGTTTTAATTACTAAGGCTTTGTGCACTCCGCTTTGAAATCGGGGAGTGTGATTTGAGGTAGGAAGCCtggaaaagagataaaataagagAAGCAGGAGATAATGATGCTGGAATTTCTACTGACTGCTTCCGGTAGGTATGGGCTGAGTCGCGTCCCCCAACATTCATAcactgaaatcctaacccccgtACCTCCGAGTGTgcctgtatttggaaatagggtctttaaagaagtaattaaaatgaggtcaccgCTGTGCCTGGTGTCCTtacagaaagaggaaatggaCACAAACACGCAGGTGTGAACACACAGCGAGGAGACTGCAGAGGGGAAAGCCGCCCCGCCCACACCTGGACCCGGAACCCAGCAGCCCCGCCCACACCTGGACCCGGAACCCAGCAGCCCCGCCCACACCTGGACGCGGAACCCAGCAGCCCCGCCCACACCTGGACGCGGAACCCAGCAGCCCCGCCCACACCTGGACGCGGAACCCAGCAGCCCCGCCCACACCTGGACCCGGAACCCAGCAGCCCCGCCCACACCTGGACCCGGAACCCAGCAGCCCCGCCCACACCTGGACGCGGAACCCAGCAGCCCCGCCCACACCTGGACCCGGAACCCAGCAGCCCCGCCCACACCTGGACGCGGAACCCAGCAGCCCCGCCGACACCTGGACGCGGAACCCAGCAGCCCCGCCCACACCTGGACGCGGAACCCAGCAGCCCCGCCCACACCTGGACGCGGAACCCAGCAGCCCCGCCCACACCTGGACGCGGAACCCAGCAGCCCCGCCCACACCTGGACGCGGAACCCAGCAGCCCCGCCCACACCTGGACCCGGAACCCAGCAGCCCCGCCCACACCTGGacccagaaccgtgagaaaatgaatttctgttggttaagccccCAAGTCTGTGGTGCTTCGTGAGGGCAGTGAGCGCGAGCACCACCGTCTAGTCTTTCTGACGGGGCCCCCTGAAGACGGGGCCCCCTGAAGACGGGGGTGCGGGCCCGCCGGGACTCACCTCAGGTTCTGAAGTTTGCAGTCGGGGTGTGCGAGCCCCCGACACAGCAGCCTCACGCCCCGGCTGCCCAGCGCGTTGCGGTGCAGAACCAGCTCCGTCAGGTTGGGACTGGTGCTCAGAGAGGCGGCAAGCTGTTTGCTGTAGGCCTCTGGCAAAACGTTCTCCTCGGGTCTGCACGGAGGGGACACAGGACGAAGCCTGGTTGTGCCCGACGCGGCACAGCGATTGTGCGGGGACTGTGTGTCACCTCCGCTTTATGAAGCGTTTGTCATCTTTACTGGTTACTTTTCTAAAGTGGGCTCCAGCCGcactcagggcttgaactcccaaccgaGACAGGAGTTGCACACTCTAtggactgagccggccaggcgcccctcatgcgtgtattttaaatatcccactgtaattattattattatatatatattttttcacaagcATTAGCAGCCCACCCAGACAGGGCAGAAAATGTTCAGGCTTTGCTCCTTGTTGATTTAACACCAGGGAGCCCTTTTCCACCCTTTTCCactcttttccatccttttccaCTAATCAGCAGAGTGTGGGGGGGGaggccaggtgccccagcactggAGCCCCACTTCATCAGAGATTCTGGGGGTGCATCCCTGAAATCTGTGTTTTGGACAGCCTCCCGGGGGTTCTGCTCGCATTCCAGAAACACAGATGAACCTAGTGGTTTTCTGcagtccctccctttcttcccagcTAATGAAATTACGAAGGTCTCTACTGAAGATCCAGAGCCAGAAATCATGAGCCTGTGGCCTGGGAGCTGAATTCCTCCAATGATTTATACATCAGGAGGCCTCACGTGAAAATAGGGGTTTCCACACTTTCTTCAAAAACCAAGCCAGCTGCACAGGGACCTCATGAGCACGAGGCAACTGCGGGGCCCCCTAGCCGGGTGTGTGATGACCTTGTTCCATGAAACCTCAATGGTTTCATGGTGGCCAGCCTGCCGATATCTGACTCCTGTTCCCCGAGCATAGCAGCTTGAAACAACACAGTCGGTTATCTTCTAGTTCTGGAGGTCCGAAGTCTGAAAGGAGTCTCACGGGGTGAGTGTCCAGGCGGGTGtctcacctggataatccaagacAATCTCCCCCCCTCAAGATCCTGaatttaatcacacctgcaaagtcccttttaacCTGGGAGCTGACCTAGTCACAGATTCCAGGATTAGGGTGCGGGTGTCTTTGGGGGCGGGGGCATTAttccaccccccactctagcctTGGCAAGCATTTGCATTTATAATTACCACTTAGGAGAGAatagaaagtatatatatattggtctctgcctctggttcctggcacagagccccTAATACTTTTGTGATTTCCTAAGTGGTAAGGGCACTAGGACCATCTCATTCTAATATGTGGTCTTTGACCCCATCCCTGACCCAGGGCTCCTAAATCCTTTGGACTTCTTGGGTGATAGGAGAAGCTTTTGTTCTCATGAGGTGACTTGGGGTGAGCTTCTGGGTGGGGCTGGTGACCAGAAAGACCAAGCTATAATTAGAAGCTTTGCACTTTCTGGGGAATTTTGGGAGATATGTAATTCTGGAATCTCTAAAATCTTTATGACAGTCCCTCTGAATCAGCCTGGGATGGACAACGGGCTGACCCACACGGCACAGGGTATGACATGCGGCCAGTAGGGCCTCCTGATTTACTTCCAGCTATATAGTCTGTCTTAAAACCTACgtttagaggcgcctgggtggctcagaacaCACTACCCCAAGAGGTGGTGGCACTTCAGATGTCTTGAGCTGAAGGAGtctgagaaagaggcagaggcaggagggtcaCTGACCCCCTACCCCACCACCATCTGGCCCTTCTTCCCTGAGAGCGGATCAATCTCCGTCGTGAAGGGTCTCCTCCCTGTACCAGAAGGAAGAGGGGTGTGCTGATCACCAGAGAGTGAATTTCAGGCCAAGAAGTCTATATAAACAACCTTGTTACTTCATCACCTTGCACTGCCCCCCAGCCCAAAgccctttgtcttgtcaattcttttcttttttcttttaagtaaactctacgcccaatgtggggctcaaacttatgaccccaaGTCCAAGAGTCACATGTTGCACTGACTGAGACAGGCGCACCCCTAATTTCAgagatatttcattttatttatttatcgatgtttaaagatttgatttattttagagagagcacacccAAGCAAGTGcatgtgaggtgggggaggggcagagggagaaggagacaagaaGTCgccccacagagcggggagccccacgcagggctcgatcccaggaccctgagatcatgacccgagccgaaatcaagagtcggacgcttaactgactgagccacccaggagcccctaatttCAGAGATCCTTTAATGTAGCTTTCTATGTAATGACATGATAAAGCTGATTGGAAATTCAGCCTGACGTGTCCTCAGATGGCCTGTCAATTCTTTCCAAGTTGATTGTTTTTTATCCAAATGAATGAGAGCTTCCTGCTGTGGTGCAGGCTCCCAAGCATATGTGAAAATTCAATAAActgtgtctgcttctctcctgtgAATCTGTCATATGTCAGTTTAGTTCTTAGGCCCAGCCAGAGACccaaagagagaagaagagaatttTCCACCCCTACAGCTCCAAGACAAACCTGCACAAACACATCAGCCCATTAGTTCCCCCCATATTTCTGCCTTCCCCCAATTAACCTCCGGAGAAACTCAgtgtccttttcctttgtcttgccACTTCTCTAAAAATGTATTGTTCTTGTGTTAGGATGCTATAAAAGCCCAGGTTCTAACCAgccctttgagttactcatctCTGGGGACTCCCAGGTGTAAGTGAGGACGAattaatacacttttttttttttatgcccaatgtggtgcttgaactcatgaccctgagattaaaagtcacatgctctactgactgaaccacccaggcgccccagaactaaTAAACATCTAATAACATCTTTGCTCTtctctgttaatctgtcttttgtctgTTTAATTTACAGGCCTCCATACAAGACCTGAGAGGGTAGAAGGAAAAAGGATGATTTCCCTCCTCTGTTTtacttacattcaaatctttgtGTCTAAGATTACTCCTTGGGGAACCCAAACCAACACAAGGTCTTAGCCAAAAAGCCAAAAGAGTCACTTCTTCCGAGCTTCCCTCTTCCATCCCCCAGCCCTCCAGATCACTGTCTCTTAACACCACCCTGTTTTATTGTCCTTATAATGCTCCTCTCCATCTGAAACTACctgaatgatcttttttttttttttttgcttgtttgccttttctttatttactgttcattgtctctctcccttcccattaGGATGTCTGGGTTGGCGGGGGCACGGTTGGCTTACTCACACTGTCTGCACCCGATAGAAAAACACCCTTGATAATATTTGTCGGCTGGATACGCTGTCCTTGACTGGGGCCCCAATTTAGTCCAAATGGGTACTGTTTAAGATAGGACACTAACCTGGACACTGTTGACATTGGGGGCCAGACCATCCTCTGTGGTGGGGGCCGTCCTGGGCACTCTGGGGTGTCtttgcagcatccctggcctGCACCCCCCAAATGCCCCATCAGCCCCCTACCTCCTCTAGTTGTGACGACCCAACAtttctccagatattgccaagtATCTCCTGGGGTGGCGACAACATCAACCCCAGTTGAGGACACCAACGCGGTTGAGAGCAAGAACTTGGAGAGCGAGCCCCACCGAGTACTTACGACTGTGCCGGCAGCGTCTGGGGCCCCGAAGCCCATCTCCGCCCATCGTCCTCGTCCGTGCTGTAGGCAGCCCCGTGCAAATGCAGCACCAGGGTGCTCCTGCAGTTCTTCACACAAAAGGAGGAAATCACGTGCTCCATCTTGGTGGCCATGTTGCTGACCACAACCACTTGGAAGTGGCTCAGGGCCTGTTGGATAAAATCCTCCTCCTGGATCTCGTACAGACAGCTGAAGAGCTCCAGGGAGCCCTGCTGCAGAGTAGAGCCCTCGCTCTGAGCTTTGCTTTGGATCCACCGCAGTAGCTCTACCTTGATGTGAGGCGAGACTTTCCAGCAAAGACTCTTCTCCAGGTAGCTTCTCATCTCCTCATTCAGGAGTCCAAACAGGAAACGGACGGTGAGGGCCAAGAAGCTCCGTTCTGAAAACCCGTACTCAGCCAGCAGCCTTGTCACGGTCTGCTCCGGGCCGGACCCACCCTCCCCGGGATCCAGGAGGTAGTACATGGCAGCGAAGAATTCCTGGAAGCTCAGGTGGATGAAGCTGTAGAACTTTTCACAGTTGATATCCTTCTGGAAGATGTTCATGTTGAGGAAGGAAGATACGTCTGCCCCATCTAGGCCATGCTTCCGGAGGTCCCGCTCCTCAAACAGGATCTTCTGATTCCAGAGGCCGTCTGCTGCCAAGGAGCACAGCCCTCTCTGgttgggtgggggctggagggttGGGCTCCCCGGCTTGGGCTGCATCAGACTCAGGAAGTACAGCATGTACACCGCTGTGGTGGTCTTGGATGTCTGCCTTAGGAGCCCCCCATCCTCCAGCTGCTGCTTGAGGCAGGTGCAAACGACCCAGCACACCATGGGGACGAAGCAC
This region includes:
- the NLRP12 gene encoding NACHT, LRR and PYD domains-containing protein 12 isoform X5 translates to MPRAPVSDGLCRLSAYLEELEAVELKKFKLYLGTEVEAGRIPWGRLEPAGPLDTAQLLVAHCGPDAAWPLALGLFQRINRRDLWERGQREDPVRDTPPGGPSSLGSQSACSLEVFPGAPRRDPRETYRDYVRRKFRLMEDRNARLGECVNLSHRFTRLLLVKEHSNPMWAQQKLLDTGWGQARTVGHQASFIQMETLFEPDEERPEPPRTVVLQGAAGMGKSMLAHKVMLDWADGRLFQDRFDYVFYINCREMNQSTTEQSAQDLISSCWPEPSVPLQELVRVPERLLFIIDGFDELKPSFHDPQGPWCLSWEEKRPTELLLCSLIRKKLLPELSVLITTRPTALEKLHRWLEHPRHVEILGFSEAERKEYFYKYFHNVEQAGQVFHFVRDNEPLFTLCFVPMVCWVVCTCLKQQLEDGGLLRQTSKTTTAVYMLYFLSLMQPKPGSPTLQPPPNQRGLCSLAADGLWNQKILFEERDLRKHGLDGADVSSFLNMNIFQKDINCEKFYSFIHLSFQEFFAAMYYLLDPGEGGSGPEQTVTRLLAEYGFSERSFLALTVRFLFGLLNEEMRSYLEKSLCWKVSPHIKVELLRWIQSKAQSEGSTLQQGSLELFSCLYEIQEEDFIQQALSHFQVVVVSNMATKMEHVISSFCVKNCRSTLVLHLHGAAYSTDEDDGRRWASGPQTLPAQSPEENVLPEAYSKQLAASLSTSPNLTELVLHRNALGSRGVRLLCRGLAHPDCKLQNLSLKRCCVASSACQDLAAALTANQNLTRVDLSCNGLGLPGVRLLCEGLRHPRCRLQVIQLRKCQLEAGACQEIASVLSTNRHLVELDLTGNALEDLGLRLLCQGLRHPVCRLQILWLKICRLTAAACEDLASTLSVNQSLMELDLSLNDLGDPGVLLLCEGLRHPQCKLQTLRCSLLQTLIFC
- the NLRP12 gene encoding NACHT, LRR and PYD domains-containing protein 12 isoform X2, which codes for MPRAPVSDGLCRLSAYLEELEAVELKKFKLYLGTEVEAGRIPWGRLEPAGPLDTAQLLVAHCGPDAAWPLALGLFQRINRRDLWERGQREDPVRDPRETYRDYVRRKFRLMEDRNARLGECVNLSHRFTRLLLVKEHSNPMWAQQKLLDTGWGQARTVGHQASFIQMETLFEPDEERPEPPRTVVLQGAAGMGKSMLAHKVMLDWADGRLFQDRFDYVFYINCREMNQSTTEQSAQDLISSCWPEPSVPLQELVRVPERLLFIIDGFDELKPSFHDPQGPWCLSWEEKRPTELLLCSLIRKKLLPELSVLITTRPTALEKLHRWLEHPRHVEILGFSEAERKEYFYKYFHNVEQAGQVFHFVRDNEPLFTLCFVPMVCWVVCTCLKQQLEDGGLLRQTSKTTTAVYMLYFLSLMQPKPGSPTLQPPPNQRGLCSLAADGLWNQKILFEERDLRKHGLDGADVSSFLNMNIFQKDINCEKFYSFIHLSFQEFFAAMYYLLDPGEGGSGPEQTVTRLLAEYGFSERSFLALTVRFLFGLLNEEMRSYLEKSLCWKVSPHIKVELLRWIQSKAQSEGSTLQQGSLELFSCLYEIQEEDFIQQALSHFQVVVVSNMATKMEHVISSFCVKNCRSTLVLHLHGAAYSTDEDDGRRWASGPQTLPAQSPEENVLPEAYSKQLAASLSTSPNLTELVLHRNALGSRGVRLLCRGLAHPDCKLQNLSLKRCCVASSACQDLAAALTANQNLTRVDLSCNGLGLPGVRLLCEGLRHPRCRLQVIQLRKCQLEAGACQEIASVLSTNRHLVELDLTGNALEDLGLRLLCQGLRHPVCRLQILWLKICRLTAAACEDLASTLSVNQSLMELDLSLNDLGDPGVLLLCEGLRHPQCKLQTLRLGICRLSSAACEGVCSVLRVNPHLRELDLSFNDLGDAGMWPLCEGLQHPTCRLQKLWLDSCGLTTKACEDLSSALGVSQTLTELYLTHNALGNAGVRLLCKGLSHPGCKLRVLWLFGMDLNKRTHRRLAALRLMKPHLDIGC